A part of Pseudomonas lutea genomic DNA contains:
- the dprA gene encoding DNA-processing protein DprA, which yields MPLFEKSGQSPAELEARLRLHRLPEIGPKRFHTLIDAFGSASAALSAPASAWRSLRLPAACADARRSAEVRDGASVALAWLERSGQHLLMWDDPDYPALLAEIPDPPPMLFIAGDRSLLDRPQLGMVGSRRASRPGLDTAAAFARSLAGAGFVITSGLALGIDGAAHQGALDVKGGTIGVLGTGIEKLYPQRHRQLAANMVANGGAVISELPLDAAPHASNFPRRNRIISGLSLGVLVVEASVASGSLITARLAAEQGREVYAIPGSIHHPGARGCHQLIREGAVLVETIDHILEALQGWKNVGPADVTAAQPQAALHPLLALLHAAPQTGEALAHNSGWPLPKVLAALTELELDSSVACEAGRWFARAR from the coding sequence ATGCCGTTGTTCGAAAAGTCCGGTCAGTCACCTGCCGAACTGGAAGCCCGCTTGCGCTTGCACCGGCTTCCAGAGATAGGCCCAAAACGTTTTCACACCCTCATTGATGCCTTCGGCAGCGCTTCTGCTGCACTGAGTGCGCCCGCTTCGGCGTGGCGATCATTACGCCTGCCAGCGGCCTGTGCGGATGCTCGCCGCAGCGCGGAGGTGCGCGACGGCGCAAGCGTTGCATTGGCCTGGTTAGAGCGTTCCGGCCAGCATTTACTGATGTGGGACGACCCTGACTACCCTGCGCTGCTGGCTGAAATTCCTGATCCGCCGCCTATGCTATTCATCGCCGGCGACCGCTCATTGCTTGACCGTCCGCAGCTGGGAATGGTCGGCAGCAGACGGGCCTCAAGGCCAGGACTGGACACCGCCGCAGCCTTCGCGCGCAGTTTGGCCGGGGCAGGATTTGTCATAACCAGCGGGCTGGCGCTTGGCATTGACGGCGCGGCGCATCAGGGCGCTTTGGACGTAAAAGGCGGGACGATCGGTGTGCTCGGCACCGGGATCGAAAAACTTTATCCACAGCGGCATCGTCAGCTTGCGGCGAACATGGTGGCCAATGGAGGCGCTGTCATTTCCGAGCTGCCGCTGGACGCCGCACCTCATGCCAGCAACTTCCCTCGGCGCAACCGAATCATCAGCGGCTTGTCCCTTGGAGTGTTGGTGGTCGAGGCCAGCGTGGCCAGCGGGTCACTTATCACGGCGCGTCTTGCCGCCGAGCAGGGTCGCGAGGTCTACGCCATACCCGGTTCGATCCATCATCCAGGCGCCAGGGGTTGTCATCAGCTCATTCGCGAGGGCGCTGTGCTCGTGGAGACCATTGATCACATTCTTGAAGCGCTGCAAGGATGGAAGAATGTCGGTCCAGCTGATGTCACAGCCGCACAGCCTCAGGCGGCACTGCATCCGCTTTTGGCGCTACTGCACGCCGCGCCTCAAACGGGCGAAGCACTGGCCCATAACAGCGGTTGGCCCTTGCCTAAAGTGCTGGCCGCCTTGACTGAACTTGAGCTCGACAGCAGCGTGGCCTGTGAAGCCGGAAGATGGTTTGCCCGGGCACGCTGA
- a CDS encoding L-threonylcarbamoyladenylate synthase produces MVSSWRVQQAAREIRAGAVIAYPTEAVWGLGCDPWDAEAVYRLLAIKARPVEKGLILIADNIRQFDFLFEDFPELWIDRMASTWPGPNTWLVPHQGLLPQWITGQHDTVALRVSDHPTVRDLCALTGPLVSTSANPAGRPAARSRLRVEQYFHEQLDMVLGGSLGGRRNPSVIRDLVTAEVVRAG; encoded by the coding sequence ATGGTCAGCAGTTGGCGAGTGCAGCAAGCCGCACGAGAGATTCGAGCCGGAGCGGTGATTGCCTACCCAACCGAAGCCGTGTGGGGTTTGGGCTGTGACCCTTGGGACGCGGAGGCGGTTTATCGCCTGCTGGCGATCAAGGCACGGCCTGTGGAAAAAGGCTTGATCCTGATTGCCGATAACATCCGTCAGTTCGACTTCCTCTTCGAAGACTTCCCCGAGCTTTGGATTGATCGAATGGCCAGCACATGGCCCGGACCAAACACCTGGCTGGTGCCCCATCAAGGGTTATTGCCTCAGTGGATAACCGGGCAGCACGACACCGTTGCTCTGCGCGTTAGCGATCATCCGACCGTTCGCGATCTTTGCGCGTTGACCGGTCCGCTGGTGTCGACTTCCGCAAACCCGGCAGGCCGACCCGCGGCGCGTTCGCGGCTGCGGGTCGAGCAGTATTTTCACGAGCAGTTGGACATGGTGCTGGGCGGCAGTCTGGGCGGTCGCCGCAACCCAAGTGTCATCAGGGATCTGGTGACGGCTGAGGTGGTACGGGCTGGATAA